A region of Anoplopoma fimbria isolate UVic2021 breed Golden Eagle Sablefish chromosome 24, Afim_UVic_2022, whole genome shotgun sequence DNA encodes the following proteins:
- the mia gene encoding melanoma-derived growth regulatory protein, with amino-acid sequence MCFVDLEKAYDRVPREKLWEVLREYGVRGSILRAIQSLYSQSESCVRVLGSQSVSFSVGAGLRQGCALSPILFVIYMDRISRRSRGGEGLQFGGLRISSLLFADDVVLIGSSACDLQHSLDRLAAECEAAGMRISTAKSEAMTLSRKPMDCLLRVQDSYYGQQEARIGHFPSSIVEETHPLMPASTEVKTTKWDFYCN; translated from the exons atgtgttttgtggatctGGAGAAGGCGTATGACCGGGTCCCCCGGGAGAAACTGTGGGAGGTGCTGCGGGAGTATGGGGTAAGGGGGTCTATCCTCAGGGCCATCCAATCCCTGTACTCCCAAAGCGAGAGCTGTGTTCGCGTCCTCGGCAGCCAGTCAGTTTCGTTCTCAGTGGGTGCTGGTCTCCGCCAGGGCTGcgccttgtcaccaatcctgtttgtgatatacATGGACAGGATATCGAGGCGTAGTCGTGGTGGGGAGGGGTTGCAGTTCGGTGGTCTGAGGATCtcgtcactgctttttgcagatgatgtggtcctCATTGGATCATCGgcctgtgaccttcagcactcaCTGGATCGGCTGgcggccgagtgtgaagcggctgggatgaggatcagcaccgctaaatctgaggccatgactcttagcaggaaaccgatggattgcttactccgg GTACAAGACTCCTATTACGGACAGCAGGAGGCTCGCATTGGACACTTCCCCAGCAGCATAGTGGAGGAGACTCATCCTCTCATGCCGGCCAGCACCGAAGTCAAGACTACT AAATGGGACTTCTACTGTAACTGA
- the LOC129113432 gene encoding alpha-crystallin A chain-like, with amino-acid sequence MDIPIQYPWFRRAFSRRLSDISLAEPLTDWPLIWPFPWSFPWIRPSNMRWFNWPENGHSEMRIEKDRYVIFLDVKHFSPEELSVNVSDEFITIHCKQEGRQDDHGFVSREFLRKFRLPAGVSAADVTSSLSFDGILTITAPRSSTGSERTIPVTCEDGTTKQKM; translated from the exons ATGGATATCCCCATCCAGTATCCCTGGTTCCGTCGGGCCTTCTCTCGTCGACTCTCCGACATCTCCTTGGCAGAACCTCTCACTGATTGGCCACTAATCTGGCCCTTCCCCTGGTCCTTCCCCTGGATACGCCCTTCAAATATGCGCTGGTTCAACTGGCCCGAAAATGGACACAGTGAG ATGCGCATTGAAAAGGATCGCTATGTAATTTTCCTGGATGTGAAGCATTTCTCACCTGAGGAGCTGTCTGTCAATGTCAGTGACGAGTTCATCACAATACACTGCAAACAGGAGGGCAGACAG GATGACCACGGCTTTGTGTCAAGAGAGTTTCTGAGGAAATTCAGGCTTCCTGCTGGCGTGTCAGCTGCTGATGTCACCTCCAGCCTGTCATTTGATGGTATCCTCACGATCACTGCACCTCGGTCGTCTACCGGCTCAGAGCGCACTATTCCTGTTACCTGTGAGGACGGAACaaccaaacagaaaatgtaG